The following are encoded in a window of Rosa chinensis cultivar Old Blush chromosome 4, RchiOBHm-V2, whole genome shotgun sequence genomic DNA:
- the LOC112200083 gene encoding LOW QUALITY PROTEIN: probable transcription factor PosF21 (The sequence of the model RefSeq protein was modified relative to this genomic sequence to represent the inferred CDS: inserted 2 bases in 1 codon; deleted 2 bases in 1 codon; substituted 1 base at 1 genomic stop codon): MDKDKSPAHGEGLPPPSGRYSSHLPTYNVKTEPSSSPSFPPLASGATVEPGHFGHGMSTESNHFSHDISRMPDYPPRKLGHRRAHSEIVTLPDDIGFDSDLGVVGVADGPSFSDETEEDLLSMYLDMDKFNSSSAKSAFQMGEPSASATPAAPATRAVTSSTENISMAIHERPRVRHQHSQSMDGSTTIKTEMLVSSSEEMFAADSRKAMSATKLSELALIDPKRAKRIWANRQSAARSKERKMQYIAELEQNVQTLQTDATSLSAQLTLLQSDTNGLTAENSELKLCLQTMEQQVHLQDALNDALKEEIQHLKVLIGQAMPNGGLMNFACFGACADAGPSAGHQFYPNNQAMHTFLTAXQFQQLQIQSQKQQHQFQQHXNYINFNKNTCRNNNNNNNSNHNHLYNSSNNNKSRT, from the exons ATGGATAAGGACAAGTCTCCTGCGCATGGTGAAGGTTTACCACCACCATCGGGCAGGTACTCAAGTCATTTGCCGACTTACAATGTGAAAACTGAACCCTCTTCATCACCATCATTTCCACCATTGGCCTCTGGTGCTACTGTAGAACCAGGTCATTTTGGTCACGGAATGTCCACTGAATCTAATCACTTTAGTCATGATATTAGCCGAATGCCAGATTACCCACCAAGAAAATTGGGTCATAGACGTGCCCATTCAGAAATCGTGACCCTTCCAGATGATATTGGCTTTGATAGTGACCTTGGTGTTGTGGGTGTTGCCGATGGTCCTTCATTTTCAGATGAGACAGAGGAAGACTTGTTGTCTATGTACCTTGATATGGACAAATTCAATTCTTCATCTGCTAAATCAGCCTTTCAAATGGGCGAACCATCAGCTTCTGCTACACCAGCTGCTCCAGCAACAAGAGCGGTCACTAGTTCTACAGAGAATATCAGCATGGCTATTCATGAGAGACCCAGAGTTAGGCACCAGCATAGCCAATCAATGGATGGATCAACAACAATCAAAACAGAGATGCTGGTGTCGAGTTCAGAAGAGATGTTTGCAGCTGATTCCAGGAAAGCCATGTCAGCTACCAAGCTTTCAGAACTTGCCCTAATTGATCCAAAACGTGCAAAGAG GATCTGGGCAAATAGGCAGTCAGCTGCAAGGTCAAAGGAAAGGAAGATGCAGTACATTGCAGAGCTTGAACAGAATGTTCAGACCTTGCAAACAGACGCAACATCGTTGTCAGCTCAATTGACTCTCTTGCAG AGTGACACAAATGGGCTGACTGCTGAAAACAGTGAACTGAAACTGTGCTTGCAAACAATGGAACAACAGGTTCACTTGCAAGATG CACTTAATGATGCACTGAAAGAGGAAATTCAGCACCTGAAAGTTCTGATTGGCCAAGCAATGCCAAATGGTGGACTA ATGAACTTTGCTTGTTTTGGTGCTTGTGCTGATGCTGGTCCTAGTGCTGGCCATCAATTTTATCCAAACAATCAAGCCATGCACACTTTTCTAACTGCATAGCAATTTCAACAACTCCAGATACAATCTCAGAAGCAACAGCATCAGTTTCAGCAGCA CAACTACATCAACTTCAACAAAAACACATGcaggaacaacaacaacaacaacaacagcaacCACAACCACCTCTAcaacagcagcaacaacaacaaatcaAGGACTTGA